The following are encoded in a window of Dryobates pubescens isolate bDryPub1 chromosome 34, bDryPub1.pri, whole genome shotgun sequence genomic DNA:
- the APOA5 gene encoding apolipoprotein A-V translates to MPLRTGEEAPWGLQWQELRDGSVARAAWGNPERPQAEAAGGGVSAAVPVPALPLRTPLATVAAPMRCLLRDAKGGGLLARHTMPLKFALLLTLLGSLPGVGSTSRAAALLPTVSLAEPAQSGLWEYLSQLTSDKDGTEHSQGSKLGRDSTNLKENVQDGGSSMGNLLEKLAPPGGRGPQPYQDSDSLRKVLRKELESLRVKLSPYVDDVHHKVGRHLEELRYQLQPFTEELLEQLSLNARELRRQLLPSRQLAAQLLQGADEVQRFMAHYADKIAFHTDQVKDIFHPYADRLVTEIHRNVEELHRNVSPHAQASPEKLNRYIQQLSTKLTQNAKDLHQKIQRNLEQLKAKLSLYPGRLREQPAPAEELAREVQRRVEEFRRDTYVQIQAFTRALDQETEEMRLKLSSGPPTLGDSQEGPPAVEDLRARLDALWRDLARSLGER, encoded by the exons atgCCCCTGCGGACGGGTGAGGaggctccctgggggctgcagtggcaggagcTGCGGGATGGGAGCgtggccagggctgcctggggcaaCCCTGAGCGTCCCCAgg CGGAAGCTGCCGGTGGGGGagtttcagctgctgtccctgtccctgccctgccactcCGCACCCCCCTCGCCACCGTGGCAGCTCCCATGCGCTGTTTACTCCGCGATGCAAAG gGCGGTGGCCTGCTGGCCCGGCACACCATGCCTCTGAAGTTTGCACTGCTGCTCACCCTCCTGGGCTCCTTGCCAg gTGTGGGCAGCACCTCACGAGccgctgccctcctgcccacaGTGTCGCTGGCAGAGCCGGCACAAAGCGGCCTCTGGGAGTACCTCAGCCAGCTGACCAGTGACAAGGatggcacagagcacagccagggcagcaagctgggcagggacagcac AAACCTGAAGGAGAACGTTCAGGATGGGGGCAGCTCCATGGGGAAcctcctggagaagctggcaCCCCCGGGCGGCAGAGGCCCCCAGCCCTACCAGGACTCGGACAGCCTGCGCAAGGTCCTCAGGAAAGAGCTGGAGAGCCTGAGGGTGAAGCTGTCTCCCTACGTGGATGATGTGCACCACAAAGTGGGCAGGCACCTGGAGGAGCTGCGCTaccagctgcagcccttcaccgaggagctgctggagcagctgtcgCTGAACGCCCGCGAGCTGCGgcggcagctcctgcccagccggCAGCTGGccgctcagctgctgcagggggcagaTGAGGTGCAGAGGTTCATGGCTCACTACGCCGACAAGATTGCCTTCCACACCGACCAGGTGAAGGACATTTTCCACCCCTATGCGGACAGGCTGGTGACCGAGATCCACCGCAACGTGGAGGAGCTGCACAGAAACGTCAGCCCCCACGCCCAGGCCAGCCCCGAGAAGCTCAACCGCTacatccagcagctctccaccaAGCTGACCCAGAACGCCAAGGACCTCCACCAGAAGATCCAGAGAAACCTGGAGCAGCTCAAGGCGAAGCTCAGCCTCTACCCCGGCAGACTGCGGGAGCAGCCGGCCCCCGCGGAGGAGCTGGCCCGGGAGGTGCAGCGGCGGGTGGAGGAGTTCCGGAGGGACACGTACGTCCAGATCCAGGCCTTCACCCGGGCGCTGGACCAGGAGACGGAGGAAATGCGGCTGAAGCTCTCCTCCGGGCCGCCCACCCTAGGGGATTCCCAGGAGGGGCCGCCCGCCGTGGAGGACCTGCGGGCTCGCCTGGACGCGCTCTGGAGGGACCTGGCGCGCAGCCTGGGCGAGCGCTGA
- the APOA4 gene encoding apolipoprotein A-IV, with product MFLKVPALALVLLAVAGTQADVSPDDVASVIWKYFTELGNNAKETVEGLQQSEITKQIDTLLQSNLRSASLYAEDLQQRLVPFATELQARLVQDSQRLKEQIQRELKELQAKMAPYADEVHQQIGTNIRELQAKISPYAEELRSRVDSGAGELRRALEPYATELRSRLQDNAQSVQASLSPYADRLQQQIDGGVESLKQRLAPLADELKTQVEQSVGELRRGLSPYAGQVQEGLNRQLDSLTAQMDKVAEELRARLAASSEELRAQLSPLAEELRQAASGDAESLRQRLAPLAQQLDQRVGQTLEAFRQQAAPFGEAFGQQLVQRLQEMKDKLDSGTAGVEDHLGLLEKEVREKVAAFLNTAQPAGEN from the exons ATGTTTCTGAAGGTTCCAGCTCTCGCCCTGGTGCTCCTGGCGGTCGCAG GGACACAGGCTGATGTCAGCCCAGATGATGTGGCCAGCGTGATCTGGAAGTACTTCACCGAGCTGGGCAACAATGCCAAGGAGACGgtggaagggctgcagcagtcCGAGATCACCAAGCAGATAGA caccctgctgcagagcaacctGCGCAGCGCCAGCCTGTACGCCGAGGACCTGCAGCAGCGGCTGGTGCCCTTCGCCACCGAGCTGCAGGCGCGGCTGGTGCAGGACTCGCAGCGGCTGAAGGAGCAGATCCAGcgggagctgaaggagctgcaggccaAGATGGCACCGTACGCCGACGAGGTGCACCAGCAGATCGGCACCAACATCCGCGAGCTGCAGGCCAAGATCAGCCCCTACGCCGAGGAGCTGCGCTCCCGCGTGGACAGCGGCGCCGGGGAGCTGCGCCGGGCGCTGGAGCCCTACGCCACCGAGCTGCGGAGCCGGCTGCAGGACAACGCTCAGAGCGTCCAGGCCTCCCTCAGCCCCTACGCCGACcgtctgcagcagcagatcgACGGAGGGGTGGAGAGCCTGAAGCAGCGCCTGGCGCCCCTGGCCGACGAGCTGAAGACTCAGGTGGAGCAGAGCGTGGGGGAGCTGCGCCGCGGGCTCAGCCCCTACGCGGGGCAGGTGCAGGAGGGACTCAACCGGCAGCTGGACAGCCTGACGGCGCAGATGGACAaggtggcagaggagctgcgCGCCCGCCTGGCCGCCAGCTCGGAGGAGCTGcgtgcccagctcagccccctgGCCGAGGAGCTGCGGCAGGCGGCCAGCGGCGACGCCGAGAGCCTGCGGCAGCGCCTGGCGCCCCTGGCCCAGCAGCTGGACCAGCGAGTGGGGCAGACGCTGGAGGCTTtccggcagcaggcagcccccttCGGAGAGGCCTTCGggcagcagctggtgcagaggctgcaggagatgaAGGACAAGCTGGACTCAGGCACTGCTGGCGTGGAGGaccacctggggctgctggagaaggaggtgCGGGAGAAGGTCGCTGCCTTCCTCAAcactgctcagccagcaggGGAGAACTGA